In the genome of Cupriavidus taiwanensis, one region contains:
- a CDS encoding ATP-binding protein: MQQDPDRTRDTLAGTFDALADHARRQQHLYSVTIAALIAIVLCSGTLLAGLAADQHLDYRRSQVAQYVGTVSQRLHNEASFVRRTALSIRYHLRAAIAAPSRDPDVEALRRTGAAGVHVEAVRKDYHLLAGDATRQAWGARLPTEFARLRQVALAAVATQQAFDLDHGAYAVSLDEDSAVVIRQPEAGARAPLALDPALIPRLRAQLTGALLERTGHPVPARDQTVWLGPLRDPVDDSPIMVLASAAYAGDSATMLVAACVPLQAFLAGLPPPQDHAGLALLNDADRLIDVWPHAGTLTSASARDIAARVRGLPHNALRLTRSGVVLVQPLQPGFGLLVYHLPYRLLFNALAAELAVIGAAMLLLTVAIVLAAHYWSRHLLRRSHAEARRALESELMNQVLVSATPVGLCIVRQHDYAVLACNPLAASLLPARPHEPLPAAVAGALGRLPCGAGGGPASVCSVTVAAGEAPGPAAAAPRFLQVTYAPARYRDEAVLFCAVLDCTAQEALQQQLRSAQQATEAMLRVRSTFFAAMSHEIRTPLNALLGNLELLARSGGMEPHAARLRALETAAGSLRRIVNDVLDFSKIDAGQLALVNAPFRPVEALESLALAYAPMVAGRPLRFCLQLSPTLDTEVVGDRTRLVQVFNNLLNNAFKFTASGRITLSGELQADAHGMQRLVCRVSDSGIGMTPALAARVFQPFVQGDAAADSRYGGTGLGLSICARLCELMGGSIVVNSVPDVGSAFTVSVPLAPADAAPHAPAAASVTHSGRVLVLSQDQRAGASIEGWLKSAGWHTEAVASIALAQDSVQRNAPAAVVATEDFAPAALDALRQSAPLVWLTADGPHRPQQHGAGMLEASAFSHRALLDAVAAATGATQQATIPMPAAPTPALPALPAPAAAPLTILVAEDNPLNQSLVAEQLQAIGCHPIVTGNGRQALAVLARTRVDALLTDLHMPEMDGHALLHAVQARYPGLPVIAFSAVACSDPEHDWRLRGFSGYLAKPASLQDLQACLRGLPRAATDAAACAQPRDPATTGEAPRRRYEDMLRRQLQQDLPALARILAQQDPAGLRHWVHAAAGAFMIVRRQSIVRQCQDLEALCEAAPGWAPAMAEAADILYKRLQRYALGAAAGP, translated from the coding sequence ATGCAGCAAGACCCCGACCGCACCCGCGACACCCTGGCCGGCACCTTCGACGCGCTGGCCGACCACGCCCGCCGGCAGCAGCACCTGTACTCGGTGACCATCGCCGCGCTGATCGCCATCGTGCTGTGCTCGGGCACGCTGCTGGCCGGGCTGGCGGCGGACCAGCACCTGGACTACCGGCGCAGCCAGGTCGCGCAGTATGTCGGCACGGTATCGCAGCGGCTGCATAACGAAGCCTCGTTCGTGCGCCGCACCGCGCTCAGCATCCGCTACCATCTGCGCGCCGCCATCGCGGCCCCGTCGCGCGACCCCGACGTCGAGGCCTTGCGCCGCACCGGCGCGGCTGGCGTCCATGTCGAGGCCGTGCGCAAGGACTACCATCTGCTGGCCGGCGACGCCACGCGCCAGGCCTGGGGCGCGAGGCTGCCGACCGAGTTCGCGCGGCTGCGCCAGGTCGCGCTGGCAGCGGTGGCCACGCAGCAGGCCTTCGACCTGGACCATGGCGCCTACGCGGTCTCGCTGGACGAGGACAGCGCGGTCGTGATCCGCCAGCCCGAAGCCGGCGCGCGCGCGCCGCTGGCGCTCGATCCGGCGCTGATCCCGCGCCTGCGCGCGCAGCTGACTGGCGCGCTGCTGGAGCGCACCGGCCACCCCGTGCCGGCGCGCGACCAGACCGTCTGGCTGGGGCCGCTGCGCGACCCCGTGGACGACAGCCCGATCATGGTCCTGGCCAGCGCCGCCTATGCCGGCGACTCGGCCACCATGCTGGTGGCCGCCTGCGTGCCGCTGCAGGCGTTCCTGGCCGGCCTGCCGCCGCCACAGGACCACGCCGGCCTGGCGCTGCTCAATGACGCGGACCGCCTGATCGACGTATGGCCGCATGCCGGCACGCTGACCTCGGCCAGCGCCCGCGACATCGCTGCGCGGGTCCGCGGCCTGCCGCACAACGCGCTGCGCCTGACACGCTCGGGCGTGGTGCTGGTGCAGCCGTTGCAGCCCGGCTTCGGCCTGCTGGTCTACCACCTGCCATACCGGCTGCTGTTCAACGCGCTGGCGGCCGAACTGGCGGTGATCGGCGCCGCCATGCTGCTGCTGACCGTTGCCATCGTGCTCGCGGCGCACTACTGGAGCCGGCACCTGCTGCGGCGCTCGCATGCCGAAGCGAGGCGCGCGCTGGAAAGCGAGCTGATGAACCAGGTGCTGGTCAGTGCCACGCCGGTCGGCCTGTGCATCGTGCGCCAGCACGACTACGCCGTGCTGGCCTGCAATCCGCTGGCGGCATCGCTGCTGCCGGCGCGGCCGCACGAACCGCTGCCGGCCGCGGTGGCCGGGGCGCTGGGGCGGCTGCCTTGCGGCGCCGGCGGCGGCCCTGCCTCGGTCTGCAGCGTCACCGTCGCGGCCGGGGAAGCGCCCGGCCCCGCCGCGGCGGCACCGCGCTTCCTGCAGGTCACCTATGCCCCGGCGCGCTACCGCGATGAAGCCGTGCTGTTCTGCGCGGTGCTGGACTGCACCGCGCAAGAGGCGCTGCAGCAGCAGCTGCGCTCCGCCCAGCAGGCCACCGAAGCGATGCTGCGGGTGCGTTCGACCTTCTTTGCCGCGATGAGCCACGAGATCCGTACGCCGCTGAACGCGCTGCTGGGCAACCTCGAACTGCTGGCACGCAGCGGCGGCATGGAGCCGCACGCGGCGCGGCTGCGCGCGCTGGAGACCGCCGCCGGATCGCTGCGCCGCATCGTCAACGATGTGCTGGACTTCTCCAAGATCGACGCGGGGCAGCTGGCGCTGGTCAATGCGCCATTCCGTCCCGTCGAAGCCCTGGAGAGCCTGGCGCTCGCCTATGCGCCCATGGTCGCGGGCCGCCCGCTGCGCTTCTGCCTGCAGCTGTCGCCGACGCTCGACACGGAAGTCGTGGGCGATCGCACGCGGCTGGTGCAGGTCTTCAACAACCTGCTGAACAACGCCTTCAAGTTCACCGCCAGCGGCCGCATCACGCTGAGCGGCGAGCTGCAGGCCGATGCGCATGGCATGCAGCGGCTGGTCTGCCGCGTCAGCGATTCCGGCATCGGCATGACACCAGCACTGGCGGCGCGCGTGTTCCAGCCGTTCGTGCAGGGCGATGCCGCTGCCGACAGCCGCTATGGCGGCACCGGGCTGGGGTTGTCGATCTGCGCCAGGCTGTGCGAGCTGATGGGAGGCAGCATCGTCGTCAACAGCGTGCCGGACGTTGGCAGCGCGTTCACGGTGTCGGTGCCGCTGGCGCCGGCCGATGCAGCGCCGCACGCGCCAGCGGCGGCGAGCGTGACGCACAGCGGCCGTGTGCTGGTGCTGTCGCAGGACCAACGCGCCGGCGCGTCGATCGAAGGATGGCTCAAGTCCGCGGGGTGGCACACCGAGGCGGTGGCCTCCATCGCCCTGGCGCAGGACAGCGTGCAGCGCAATGCGCCCGCTGCCGTGGTCGCGACCGAAGACTTTGCGCCAGCGGCGCTGGATGCGCTGCGCCAGTCCGCGCCGCTGGTGTGGCTGACGGCCGACGGTCCGCATCGCCCGCAGCAGCATGGCGCCGGCATGCTGGAGGCGTCGGCATTCAGCCATCGCGCGCTGCTCGACGCCGTGGCAGCCGCCACCGGCGCCACCCAGCAGGCGACCATCCCCATGCCCGCGGCCCCCACGCCCGCGCTGCCCGCGCTGCCCGCACCCGCGGCGGCGCCCCTGACCATCCTTGTCGCCGAGGACAACCCGCTGAACCAGTCCCTGGTCGCCGAGCAACTGCAGGCAATCGGCTGCCACCCCATCGTCACGGGCAACGGCAGGCAGGCACTGGCGGTGCTGGCGCGCACACGCGTCGACGCACTGCTGACCGACCTGCATATGCCGGAAATGGACGGCCACGCCTTGCTGCACGCCGTGCAGGCCAGGTATCCGGGCCTGCCAGTCATAGCCTTCAGCGCCGTGGCCTGCAGCGATCCCGAGCACGACTGGCGCCTGCGCGGGTTCTCCGGCTACCTGGCCAAGCCCGCCTCGCTGCAGGACCTGCAAGCCTGCCTGCGCGGCCTGCCTCGCGCCGCGACCGATGCCGCCGCCTGCGCGCAACCGCGCGACCCGGCCACCACAGGGGAGGCCCCGCGCCGCCGTTACGAAGACATGCTGCGCCGGCAGCTGCAGCAAGACCTGCCGGCACTGGCCCGCATCCTCGCGCAGCAGGACCCGGCCGGCCTGCGCCACTGGGTGCATGCCGCGGCAGGCGCCTTCATGATCGTGCGGCGCCAGTCCATCGTCAGGCAATGCCAGGACCTCGAGGCATTGTGCGAGGCGGCCCCAGGCTGGGCCCCGGCCATGGCCGAAGCGGCAGACATCCTTTACAAGCGGCTGCAGCGTTACGCGCTCGGCGCCGCGGCGGGGCCCTGA
- a CDS encoding BLUF domain-containing protein — protein sequence MLVRLLYASRARQAIDAALLDAILAASLERNPRHGITGVLCHGNGIFLQALEGDRQEVSQLFQSIARDPRHHDVTLLHFEETCTRDFAGWAMGQVNAARLNTATLLKFSARAELDPYRTGGGASLALLKELIAGASVVSRTGERGRH from the coding sequence ATGCTAGTCCGCCTGCTCTATGCCAGCCGTGCCCGCCAGGCCATCGATGCCGCCCTGCTCGATGCCATCCTGGCCGCCAGCCTGGAACGCAATCCGCGCCACGGCATCACCGGCGTGCTGTGCCATGGCAACGGCATCTTCCTGCAGGCGCTGGAGGGCGACCGGCAGGAGGTCTCGCAGCTGTTCCAGTCGATCGCGCGCGATCCGCGCCACCACGACGTGACCCTGCTGCATTTCGAGGAAACCTGCACGCGCGACTTTGCCGGCTGGGCGATGGGGCAGGTCAATGCGGCGCGGCTCAATACCGCCACCCTGCTCAAGTTCTCCGCGCGCGCCGAGCTCGATCCCTACCGCACCGGCGGCGGGGCCTCGCTGGCGCTGCTCAAGGAGCTGATCGCCGGCGCCTCGGTGGTGTCGCGCACCGGCGAGCGCGGACGGCACTGA
- a CDS encoding FmdB family zinc ribbon protein: MPVYQYRCEKCGHVFEKTEHLAEHASAHPPCPNCGSQSVQHAPAPFVAVTQRKS; the protein is encoded by the coding sequence ATGCCCGTCTATCAATACCGCTGCGAGAAGTGCGGCCATGTGTTCGAAAAAACCGAACATCTCGCGGAACATGCCTCTGCCCATCCACCGTGCCCGAATTGCGGCAGCCAGTCCGTGCAGCACGCACCGGCGCCGTTCGTGGCGGTGACCCAGCGCAAGAGCTGA
- a CDS encoding MFS transporter yields MPPEQGLPQPQRTWAILTVFFGLIMAVLDGSIANIALPSISRELQADPASTIWVVNAYQLTVTVCLLPLSSLGDILGYKRVYRAGLATFLVGSLLCALSVNLPMLVAARVLQGIGGAGIMSVNTALVRFIYPPTRLGRGIGLNALVVGVTIAVGPSLGALILAVASWPWLFAVNVPVAIAALALSRTALPNTPPQPRGFDYPSALLSALVFGMFILSVDGLGHPGWRLAGCAGVALAVGLGWLLVRRQRGRAAPLVPVDLFASRAFALAVGTSFCSFMTQMLSFIALPFFLEYQLGRSLQETGLLITPWPLMVAVMAAVSGRLSDRYPASILAGIGLVMLGGGLVGLATLGPDAGSFDIAWRMAMCGTGFGFFQSPNNRAMIGATPPERSGGASGAQATTRLLGQTTGTALVALLFSLSPDSAARMALYVAAAVAAVGAMISLSRLRDPGGETAVREAVEPDA; encoded by the coding sequence ATGCCGCCAGAACAAGGCCTGCCCCAGCCCCAGCGCACCTGGGCCATCCTCACCGTTTTCTTCGGCCTGATCATGGCCGTGCTCGACGGCTCGATCGCCAATATCGCGCTGCCGTCGATCTCGCGCGAACTGCAGGCCGATCCCGCCAGCACCATCTGGGTCGTCAACGCCTACCAGCTGACGGTGACCGTATGCCTGCTGCCGCTGTCGTCGCTGGGAGACATCCTGGGCTACAAGCGGGTCTACCGCGCGGGGCTGGCGACCTTCCTGGTGGGGTCGCTGCTGTGCGCGCTGTCGGTCAACCTGCCGATGCTGGTGGCCGCGCGCGTGCTGCAGGGCATCGGCGGCGCCGGCATCATGAGCGTCAACACCGCGCTGGTGCGCTTTATCTACCCGCCCACGCGGCTGGGCCGCGGCATCGGACTCAATGCGCTGGTGGTGGGCGTGACCATCGCGGTGGGGCCATCGCTGGGCGCGCTGATCCTGGCGGTGGCCAGCTGGCCCTGGCTGTTCGCGGTCAATGTTCCGGTGGCCATCGCCGCGCTGGCGCTGAGCCGTACCGCGCTGCCGAACACGCCGCCGCAGCCGCGCGGGTTCGACTACCCCAGCGCGCTGCTGTCGGCGCTGGTGTTCGGCATGTTTATCCTGAGCGTCGACGGCCTCGGCCATCCCGGCTGGCGCCTGGCCGGCTGCGCGGGCGTGGCGCTCGCGGTGGGGCTGGGCTGGCTGCTGGTGCGGCGCCAGCGCGGCCGCGCCGCGCCGCTGGTGCCGGTCGACCTGTTTGCCAGCCGCGCCTTTGCGCTGGCGGTGGGGACTTCGTTCTGCTCGTTCATGACGCAGATGCTGTCCTTTATCGCGCTGCCGTTCTTTCTCGAATACCAGCTCGGCCGCTCGCTGCAGGAGACCGGCCTGCTGATCACGCCGTGGCCGCTGATGGTGGCGGTGATGGCGGCGGTTTCGGGCCGGCTGTCGGACCGCTATCCGGCCAGCATCCTCGCCGGCATCGGGCTGGTCATGCTGGGCGGCGGACTGGTCGGCCTGGCCACGCTGGGCCCCGACGCCGGCAGCTTCGACATCGCCTGGCGCATGGCCATGTGCGGCACCGGCTTCGGCTTCTTCCAGTCCCCCAACAACCGCGCCATGATCGGCGCCACCCCGCCGGAGCGCAGCGGCGGCGCCAGCGGCGCGCAGGCCACCACGCGACTGCTGGGGCAGACCACCGGCACGGCGCTGGTGGCGCTGCTGTTCAGCTTGTCGCCGGACAGCGCGGCGCGCATGGCGTTGTATGTGGCGGCGGCGGTGGCGGCGGTGGGGGCGATGATCAGCCTGAGCCGGTTGCGCGATCCCGGAGGAGAGACGGCGGTGCGGGAGGCGGTGGAGCCGGATGCGTAG
- a CDS encoding response regulator transcription factor — translation MNDQVLRVALADDHPLVVAALRDCLQRSARVQISAECRNGTELLGTLARHPADIAITDFCMGQGDASLDGFNLLSRLARRHPATRVVVISARSNAAIVRRAMKLGVRGFVSKEDPLEEVVRACAHAAFGRGCFCSPAVHAVLQRAALPGTPAREPTQRELEVIRLYAQGAQLTEIAAKLGRSVSTISSQKTVAMRKLGVQTNTGLIRYAYESGLI, via the coding sequence ATGAACGACCAAGTCCTGCGCGTTGCCCTGGCCGATGACCACCCGCTGGTGGTGGCCGCGCTGCGCGACTGCCTGCAGCGCAGCGCGCGCGTCCAGATCAGCGCCGAATGCCGCAACGGCACCGAGCTGCTCGGCACGCTGGCGCGGCACCCGGCCGATATCGCCATCACCGATTTCTGCATGGGCCAAGGCGATGCCTCGCTGGACGGCTTCAACCTGCTCAGCCGGCTGGCGCGGCGCCATCCGGCGACGCGGGTGGTGGTGATCAGCGCCCGCTCCAATGCCGCCATCGTCCGCCGCGCGATGAAGCTGGGCGTGCGCGGCTTCGTCAGCAAGGAGGATCCGCTCGAGGAAGTGGTGCGCGCCTGCGCCCACGCCGCGTTCGGCAGAGGCTGCTTCTGCTCGCCCGCGGTGCACGCGGTGCTGCAGCGCGCGGCGCTGCCCGGCACGCCCGCGCGGGAGCCGACCCAGCGCGAGCTCGAAGTCATCCGGCTCTATGCGCAGGGCGCGCAGCTGACCGAGATCGCCGCCAAGCTGGGCCGCTCGGTCAGCACCATCTCCAGCCAGAAGACCGTGGCCATGCGCAAGCTCGGGGTGCAGACCAATACCGGCCTGATCCGCTACGCCTATGAAAGCGGGTTGATCTGA